From the genome of Lentilactobacillus buchneri, one region includes:
- a CDS encoding ATP-binding protein has protein sequence MVYEKRIIDEPLKRNLMELPAILVEGAKAVGKTETCLQLAKTIYSLDNETMRLMLKGDPDVILRDEKPVLLDEWQLAPELWSFVRHQVDSGLPNGSVLFTGSSIRVNSRIHSGAGRIIRMKLRPYTIEERGMSKQYISIQRLFELSKEGKISGQTQNNINDYLDEIFKSGFPGIRLKAPHARDLLLQSYIDNIAEHDFEENGFKIQKPESLLAWLKAYSASIGTTTKFQTIINAAMANSGEAPSKPTAMNYREALEILYIIDEVPPFLAVGKIYSNLAKAPKHYMLDPAIALKLLGVNREQLETYQVPKYVGKFNQTLLGQLLESLVYQSLVVYADANDANLSQFRNHQGTREVDFILQKGKSLILFEVKADPEAKDDYVRHLNWFEDLVKSEFDVTKVLLNTSQFAYTRQDRVHVLPIAMLGV, from the coding sequence GTGGTGTATGAAAAAAGAATTATTGATGAACCATTAAAGCGAAATCTGATGGAGCTTCCTGCAATTTTAGTAGAGGGAGCCAAAGCAGTTGGAAAAACTGAAACTTGTTTACAATTAGCAAAAACAATCTACAGTCTAGACAATGAAACAATGAGATTGATGTTAAAGGGAGATCCAGATGTTATATTGAGGGATGAAAAGCCAGTCTTATTAGATGAGTGGCAGCTTGCCCCAGAGCTTTGGTCCTTTGTTCGTCATCAAGTTGACAGTGGATTACCAAATGGTAGTGTTCTTTTCACAGGAAGTAGTATTCGTGTTAATTCACGAATCCATAGTGGTGCAGGCCGAATCATAAGAATGAAGTTACGGCCGTATACGATTGAAGAACGGGGGATGTCTAAACAATATATTTCCATTCAGCGTTTGTTTGAGTTGTCCAAAGAAGGCAAGATTTCTGGGCAAACTCAGAATAATATTAACGATTACTTGGATGAAATATTCAAATCAGGTTTTCCTGGTATTCGCTTGAAAGCACCACATGCCCGAGACTTATTATTACAAAGCTACATTGATAATATTGCTGAGCATGACTTTGAAGAAAATGGGTTTAAAATACAAAAACCTGAAAGTTTGCTGGCGTGGTTGAAAGCTTACTCAGCCTCAATCGGAACAACGACAAAGTTTCAGACAATTATTAACGCAGCAATGGCAAATAGTGGTGAAGCTCCGAGTAAGCCAACGGCAATGAACTATCGAGAAGCCTTGGAAATTCTATATATTATTGACGAAGTACCTCCATTTTTAGCTGTCGGTAAAATCTATTCTAATTTAGCAAAGGCGCCAAAGCACTATATGCTCGATCCTGCTATCGCTCTTAAATTGTTGGGAGTAAATCGTGAGCAGTTAGAAACTTATCAGGTTCCAAAATATGTTGGCAAATTCAATCAAACGTTACTTGGCCAATTATTGGAATCTTTGGTTTACCAAAGTTTAGTAGTATACGCGGACGCTAATGATGCTAACTTATCTCAATTTAGAAATCACCAAGGGACTCGAGAAGTTGACTTCATTTTGCAGAAAGGTAAATCCCTCATTTTATTTGAAGTTAAGGCGGATCCGGAAGCCAAAGACGACTATGTTCGTCACTTGAATTGGTTTGAAGATTTGGTCAAGAGTGAATTTGACGTGACCAAGGTTCTTTTGAATACTAGTCAGTTTGCATATACACGGCAGGATCGGGTACATGTATTACCAATTGCGATGCTTGGAGTGTAG
- a CDS encoding M15 family metallopeptidase produces the protein MADKKTQGYINVHDVDPDIIVDLKYATSDNFTHQVVYDFDQAISRIDTVKKLAKASRDLKNQGYRIKIWDAYRPTYAQKRLFEVYPDPIWVAEPDPNFSHQKGVTFDLTLTDENGNDIEMPTGFDDFDGLAKRSMKSSWTPAAQKNYDILNEAMEKAGFEGYENEWWDFRDSDKDQFGPLEVDPKDY, from the coding sequence ATGGCTGATAAGAAAACACAAGGCTATATCAATGTTCACGACGTTGATCCAGACATCATTGTTGACCTGAAGTACGCAACCAGCGATAATTTTACTCACCAAGTGGTTTATGACTTTGACCAGGCAATTTCTCGAATTGATACGGTCAAGAAGTTGGCAAAGGCCAGTCGAGACCTGAAGAATCAAGGTTACCGCATCAAGATTTGGGATGCTTATCGCCCAACATACGCCCAGAAGCGTCTGTTTGAGGTCTATCCGGACCCAATTTGGGTAGCCGAGCCGGATCCTAACTTCAGCCACCAAAAGGGCGTGACATTTGACTTAACTTTAACCGATGAAAACGGTAACGACATTGAGATGCCCACCGGCTTTGACGATTTTGACGGGCTGGCCAAGCGCAGCATGAAATCATCATGGACACCGGCTGCCCAAAAGAACTACGATATCCTTAATGAAGCGATGGAGAAAGCCGGCTTTGAGGGATACGAAAATGAGTGGTGGGACTTCCGCGATTCGGACAAGGATCAATTTGGCCCACTTGAGGTCGATCCAAAGGATTATTAA
- a CDS encoding AraC family transcriptional regulator, whose amino-acid sequence MRIAFSNLNDTMPISCESIGYHWRQYPIYRPNGYRFFHWLQTESSSGTVKIDGQQIHLLPNSGILIRPTVPHSYSADSDAKEWDTAYITFYGPLANYLVNYLDVEDYRVFEDLPENITNFIQSNYRAFINNTIADQANQSVLIYRYLLLLHQMDIVHGQQSKSDPIVNRITSFLESNYQFNITNQSISNITGLSIPYQTNIFRQKYGVTPLQYLFDYRIRQAAYLLVTRKDLQVQEVSEQVGFPDTSRFINAFRNFYGVTPKQYSKTAYQGNN is encoded by the coding sequence ATGAGAATCGCATTTAGCAACCTGAATGACACCATGCCCATTTCTTGCGAATCAATTGGCTATCACTGGCGGCAGTATCCAATATACCGGCCCAATGGCTACCGCTTTTTTCACTGGTTACAAACCGAAAGCAGCTCGGGAACCGTCAAAATTGATGGCCAGCAAATCCATCTACTGCCAAACTCCGGCATTCTCATTCGCCCCACCGTTCCGCATTCTTATAGCGCCGACTCGGATGCCAAAGAATGGGATACTGCCTACATCACCTTTTACGGTCCACTTGCGAACTACCTGGTGAACTATCTGGACGTCGAGGACTATCGGGTGTTTGAAGATTTACCTGAAAACATTACCAATTTTATCCAAAGCAACTACCGGGCATTTATCAACAATACAATTGCCGACCAAGCCAACCAATCAGTGCTGATCTATCGCTATTTGCTGCTGCTTCACCAAATGGATATCGTCCATGGCCAACAAAGCAAATCCGATCCGATCGTTAACCGTATCACCAGCTTTTTGGAAAGTAATTATCAATTTAACATTACCAATCAAAGCATCAGTAACATCACCGGCCTGTCGATTCCTTACCAGACGAATATTTTCCGGCAAAAATACGGCGTGACCCCACTTCAATATTTGTTTGACTATCGGATCCGGCAAGCTGCCTATCTACTCGTCACCAGAAAGGATCTGCAAGTCCAAGAAGTGTCTGAGCAAGTTGGCTTCCCCGACACATCCAGATTCATTAATGCCTTCAGGAACTTTTATGGGGTGACGCCTAAGCAGTATAGTAAGACGGCGTATCAGGGTAATAATTGA
- a CDS encoding DHA2 family efflux MFS transporter permease subunit — protein MNKQIPKSTIIIAWVVVFGAMAPLLDSTMINIAINKLVNSFNSSVTTVQWTITCYVLATGIAVPFSSWLLNKFDGKHVFMLSEILFGIGSILAAVSPNIQFLIGARLVQGFAGGLIMPLLTTLLVQTAGAAVMGQMMATVGLPMILGPLIGPVIGGIIIKFLSWQWIFWINVPVTLTSLGLIIWKMPNYPAQNKSAKLDLIGTLLLIGSSTSIIYGMVKAAHKANFSNPSTLTFLATGVSLLIIYVIWGAIRGEKAVIPLNLFRHGSFNGSVIGLFIAGTVLNGAMLLLPLFFQNVRHMSVLMASLALIPQGLGMLISRPLTGRLTDSIGAKYVVLVSVFIAFVGTIPFYWITQSTPYWIIAVVLLVRGIGAGGILTPLMADSYSGMRIDQISSATIGSRILQNIGSAFGSALVTTVVTAFSASHVKSFQHQLKTGSLKPASGQLAAFIHQHLVAIRLDAFQQGFLMISLAALLIILPTLLLSNKMKSKE, from the coding sequence ATGAATAAACAAATCCCAAAATCCACAATCATCATCGCTTGGGTTGTCGTCTTTGGTGCAATGGCCCCATTACTTGATTCAACAATGATTAATATTGCTATTAATAAGTTAGTTAATAGTTTTAATAGTTCTGTCACAACAGTTCAATGGACCATTACCTGTTATGTCTTGGCAACTGGAATTGCTGTTCCGTTTTCAAGTTGGTTATTAAATAAATTTGATGGTAAACATGTCTTTATGCTCAGTGAAATCTTATTCGGCATCGGTTCCATTTTAGCCGCAGTTTCACCAAACATTCAATTTCTAATTGGAGCCCGCCTGGTTCAAGGCTTTGCTGGTGGCTTAATTATGCCGTTGCTAACCACCCTTTTAGTTCAAACTGCTGGTGCCGCCGTTATGGGGCAAATGATGGCAACGGTCGGTTTACCCATGATCTTGGGTCCTCTGATCGGGCCTGTCATCGGCGGGATTATTATTAAATTTTTGTCTTGGCAATGGATTTTTTGGATTAACGTTCCCGTAACCTTGACGTCACTCGGTTTAATTATTTGGAAAATGCCTAATTACCCTGCACAAAATAAATCCGCAAAATTAGATCTCATCGGAACACTGCTTCTGATTGGATCCAGCACCAGTATCATTTATGGGATGGTTAAAGCTGCCCACAAGGCCAATTTTAGCAACCCGTCAACACTCACTTTTTTGGCAACGGGCGTTTCGCTGCTAATTATCTACGTTATTTGGGGCGCCATTCGGGGCGAAAAAGCAGTTATTCCGCTTAATTTGTTTAGACATGGGTCCTTCAATGGATCAGTTATTGGCTTGTTTATTGCTGGAACTGTTCTTAATGGTGCCATGTTATTGTTACCACTCTTTTTCCAGAACGTGCGTCATATGAGTGTCTTGATGGCCTCACTGGCGTTGATCCCCCAAGGATTGGGGATGTTGATTTCCCGCCCACTCACCGGCCGATTGACCGATTCAATTGGTGCAAAATATGTCGTTCTTGTCAGTGTGTTTATTGCTTTTGTTGGTACGATTCCTTTTTACTGGATCACCCAAAGCACACCGTACTGGATCATTGCCGTTGTTCTGCTGGTTCGTGGAATTGGGGCCGGTGGTATTTTGACGCCATTGATGGCTGACTCTTATTCCGGAATGAGGATCGACCAAATTTCGAGCGCCACAATCGGTTCACGGATCTTGCAAAACATCGGCAGTGCCTTTGGTTCAGCATTAGTTACAACTGTCGTAACTGCTTTTTCAGCTTCGCACGTTAAAAGCTTTCAGCATCAATTAAAAACGGGTAGCCTCAAACCGGCATCAGGGCAATTGGCTGCTTTTATCCACCAACATTTAGTTGCTATTCGACTTGACGCATTTCAACAGGGATTTTTAATGATTTCCCTGGCAGCACTGTTGATCATTCTGCCGACCCTACTACTTTCTAACAAAATGAAATCAAAAGAATAA
- a CDS encoding NAD(P)H-hydrate epimerase — protein MTQAITVEESRELDDKTINKIGIPSLVLMERAGLKIYENMLDNKDLDLSNVLILAGTGNNGGDGLVVARLLATHGYQVSILTVGNPDHASEDHLAQARICNYYQIPKVFMNADFNKFTTLVDALFGSGLSRNVGGDFATIIDKANASTAKIHAIDIPSGLNGDTGDVMGTAIKAISTSTVAYPKVGMLKDQAKPYTGKIYVDDIGIYRGNAFENE, from the coding sequence ATGACACAAGCGATCACGGTTGAAGAATCACGTGAATTAGATGATAAAACGATTAACAAAATCGGCATCCCTTCCCTCGTCTTGATGGAACGGGCTGGCCTCAAAATTTATGAAAATATGCTCGATAACAAAGATCTCGACTTAAGCAACGTTTTGATTCTTGCCGGAACCGGCAACAATGGCGGCGACGGCTTGGTTGTTGCCCGGCTTTTAGCCACTCATGGCTATCAAGTTTCCATCTTAACGGTTGGTAATCCGGATCATGCCAGCGAAGATCATCTGGCCCAAGCGCGGATCTGTAACTACTATCAGATTCCCAAGGTCTTCATGAACGCCGATTTTAACAAATTCACCACCTTGGTTGACGCCCTATTTGGCAGCGGCCTATCCCGCAACGTTGGCGGCGACTTCGCCACGATTATCGATAAGGCTAACGCTTCAACGGCCAAAATTCACGCCATCGATATTCCATCCGGCTTGAACGGCGACACCGGCGACGTGATGGGAACTGCCATCAAAGCCATCTCAACTTCAACGGTGGCTTATCCAAAGGTCGGCATGCTCAAAGATCAAGCTAAACCATACACTGGCAAGATCTATGTCGATGATATCGGCATTTATCGTGGCAACGCATTTGAAAATGAATAA
- the araA gene encoding L-arabinose isomerase, which produces MLKVPDYEFWFVVGSQHLYGEEILGEVRSDTEDIINKLNASGKLPYPIKFKAVATTADEITAVMKEANYTDKVAGVITWMHTYSPAKNWIHGTKLLQKPLLHLATQYLDHIPYDTINFDYMNLNQSAHGDREYGYINARLQKHNKVIYGHWADPEIQQEIADWEDVAVAYNESFNIKVARFGDTMRNVAVTEGDKIQGQIQFGWTVDYWPVGNLVEEINSVSDTDIDNKYQELQQKYTFVQGDNDAAKYEHSVRYQIREYFGIKHLLDKGGYTAFSTNFEDLFGMEQLPGLAVQLLMAEGYGFAGEGDWKTAALDRLLKVMTHNDRTVFMEDYTLELTKGNEAILGSHMLEVDPTIASDKPRVEVHPLGIGGKDDPARLVFDGIDGDAMDVTISDFGTEFRMIGYGVTAHKPTKKTPYLPIAKQYWTPKMGLKHGATEWIQNGGGHHTVLTFTASEQQIKDLATLFQLPFIDIQ; this is translated from the coding sequence ATGCTTAAGGTCCCTGATTATGAATTTTGGTTCGTTGTTGGCAGCCAACACCTCTATGGCGAAGAAATACTAGGCGAGGTTCGGTCTGATACGGAAGATATTATCAACAAATTGAATGCTTCCGGCAAGCTTCCCTACCCAATTAAATTTAAAGCTGTCGCTACCACCGCTGATGAAATTACAGCAGTCATGAAGGAAGCCAATTATACAGATAAGGTCGCTGGTGTGATTACTTGGATGCACACTTATTCCCCAGCTAAAAACTGGATTCACGGAACTAAGTTGCTGCAAAAGCCATTGCTGCATCTTGCTACCCAATATTTGGATCATATTCCATATGACACCATCAACTTTGATTACATGAACTTGAACCAAAGTGCCCATGGCGATCGTGAGTACGGCTACATCAACGCAAGACTTCAGAAGCACAATAAGGTCATTTATGGTCACTGGGCTGACCCAGAAATTCAACAAGAAATTGCCGATTGGGAAGATGTTGCAGTTGCTTACAATGAAAGTTTCAACATCAAAGTGGCCCGTTTTGGTGACACCATGCGAAATGTTGCCGTTACAGAAGGTGACAAGATTCAGGGTCAAATTCAATTCGGCTGGACCGTTGATTACTGGCCAGTTGGCAATTTGGTTGAAGAAATCAATTCGGTTTCTGACACTGATATCGACAATAAGTACCAAGAACTCCAACAAAAGTATACCTTCGTTCAGGGTGATAATGATGCTGCAAAATACGAGCACTCCGTTCGCTACCAGATCCGGGAATACTTTGGCATCAAGCATCTTCTTGACAAGGGTGGCTATACAGCATTCTCAACCAACTTTGAAGACTTGTTCGGGATGGAACAGCTCCCAGGTCTGGCCGTGCAGTTGTTAATGGCAGAAGGATATGGATTTGCCGGCGAAGGAGATTGGAAGACCGCTGCGCTTGATCGTTTACTTAAGGTTATGACCCATAATGATCGGACTGTCTTTATGGAAGATTACACTTTGGAATTGACCAAAGGCAACGAAGCCATCTTGGGCTCGCACATGCTGGAAGTTGATCCAACGATTGCCAGTGATAAGCCACGGGTTGAAGTTCACCCACTTGGTATTGGTGGTAAGGACGATCCAGCCCGCCTCGTGTTCGACGGAATAGATGGCGATGCCATGGATGTAACCATTTCTGACTTTGGAACCGAATTTAGAATGATCGGTTATGGCGTGACTGCCCACAAACCGACTAAGAAGACACCATATCTGCCAATTGCCAAACAATATTGGACTCCAAAGATGGGTCTGAAACATGGTGCAACCGAGTGGATTCAAAATGGCGGCGGTCACCATACCGTTTTGACATTTACTGCTTCAGAACAACAAATTAAGGATTTGGCAACGTTATTTCAACTACCGTTTATTGACATTCAGTAA
- a CDS encoding histidine phosphatase family protein, with protein sequence MSITLYFVRHGQTFLNKYNRIQGNCDSPLTQQGIAAAKRAGSRLSRIHFTQAYTSDTMRTINTGKLILQENQEVSPKLQLKPMQALRELNYGYFEGSDENQLWHELGGEEGIDSFEQMILKHSIEEAEDRVASADPYQDAETSAEFWERFSSGIQEIISQAADHDQILVATHGTAIRNLVAHWSNLPVYVPTINGSITKVTWNGSQFLVDYFNNVSQPV encoded by the coding sequence ATGTCAATTACTTTATATTTTGTGAGACATGGGCAAACGTTCTTGAATAAATATAATCGGATTCAAGGAAATTGTGACTCTCCGCTAACTCAGCAGGGAATTGCCGCAGCAAAAAGAGCCGGCAGTCGGCTGAGCCGAATTCATTTTACCCAAGCCTATACCAGCGATACAATGCGGACAATTAATACCGGCAAGCTGATATTACAGGAAAATCAGGAAGTCTCTCCAAAACTGCAATTGAAGCCAATGCAAGCATTACGTGAATTGAACTACGGGTATTTTGAAGGCAGTGATGAAAATCAGTTGTGGCATGAATTAGGCGGAGAAGAAGGCATTGACTCGTTTGAGCAAATGATTTTAAAACACTCAATTGAAGAGGCTGAGGACCGTGTTGCCTCTGCGGATCCTTATCAGGATGCGGAAACCAGCGCTGAATTCTGGGAACGCTTCTCAAGCGGCATTCAAGAAATTATTTCTCAGGCCGCTGACCATGATCAGATTTTGGTTGCAACTCATGGAACCGCCATTCGAAACTTAGTTGCGCATTGGAGTAATCTGCCCGTTTACGTGCCAACAATCAATGGGAGTATTACTAAAGTGACGTGGAACGGTTCACAATTTTTGGTTGACTATTTTAATAATGTTTCTCAGCCGGTTTAG
- a CDS encoding MucBP domain-containing protein: protein MGLTTKWLYKRMLFVFCIIFGLMSLFSVSTNANNTVQKSKIENSDNLRTVNNQSDFPSYTINNGVLTLYTGTITERPSNGYAWNFDSSITKVQIMGEIKLDGNSTSGLFWGMSGLKNIVGLEKLDTQNATDMGSMFREDSSLTTLDISSLKTSNVTTMGAMFWKDSSLTNVDLDGIDTSSVRDMGSMFRDCTSLSDLNLTSFNTSNVIIMGAMFWNDLALTNINLSSFKTSDVADMGYMFAGCANLNSLNLSTFDTRKAISNNHFTDVHGVTQHNTVDGMLMGLSNLTALTLGSLNQFAPQSSYGNPKLGPAYGPANWQAVAADKGGTVSVPQGTKYTPDDLISHYTNVGVPKETYVPAVDVLPAPITINYVKQSDPNNVLKQVTIPSDGQKVNDPDYQYDASQPEYIQPFTTSDGKKFDVITDPLPSNYKGEFTADPQTVTYNVKQADAKDVTIHYYEKGTTTPVQPDKVLPGAGKYGDSFSVDTKDLKPATIGNYQYDSTSGTTSGQYNDEAHTITFFYTRPDAKTVTVEYLDQDGKPIHDPQIIGKDGKVGDEYDATTDKYKLKTITGSDGVVYSLDTNKLPSNAKGTLSKDAITVVYRYDTTKAAPITIKYVDESGNVIHTGKTLNGVVGEKFDARSDKLNTISYGGNTYTLDTKKSTADSALQGSFSADKQSITFVYSKNATPVNPINPVTPINPTPTPTPTPTPTPQPQPNLPNYAATKGSAVYSINHIYLYKHANFNKHDRIAKYVKKPRVYRPMFVVTGYARSNAGKLRYKVRDVNHLSKTAGKTGYITANWKYVRPVYYQSNHKTVTVINPRGVNAYKKSNLAGKVKNYKQGTILHVTKFVHHNLTTRYVLSNGQYITGNRKLVNMGKHHQAHYIKTKKAINRYKTVGLHGKNKHFKKGAKIKIKNYDFSHAHNVTKSGSLRYRVAGGYITGNSRYAQIVK, encoded by the coding sequence ATGGGGTTAACTACGAAGTGGCTCTATAAAAGAATGCTTTTTGTATTTTGTATTATATTTGGTCTTATGTCACTTTTTTCTGTTTCCACAAATGCCAATAATACAGTCCAGAAATCTAAAATAGAAAATAGTGATAATTTACGAACTGTAAACAATCAAAGTGACTTTCCATCTTATACCATTAATAATGGTGTTTTAACTTTGTATACTGGCACTATTACTGAACGTCCTAGTAATGGTTATGCCTGGAACTTTGATTCTAGTATAACTAAGGTACAGATCATGGGTGAAATTAAACTTGATGGTAATTCCACGTCAGGTTTGTTTTGGGGTATGAGTGGATTAAAAAACATTGTAGGACTTGAAAAACTTGATACTCAGAATGCGACTGACATGGGATCTATGTTTCGTGAAGATTCCTCTTTAACCACTTTAGATATTTCCAGCTTAAAAACTAGTAACGTTACTACAATGGGCGCCATGTTCTGGAAAGATTCGTCTTTAACAAACGTAGATCTAGATGGAATAGATACATCTAGCGTGAGAGATATGGGTTCTATGTTTCGAGACTGCACTTCTTTAAGTGACTTAAATTTAACAAGTTTCAATACATCTAATGTCATCATAATGGGAGCTATGTTTTGGAATGACCTTGCCTTGACTAATATAAATCTCTCAAGCTTTAAGACCAGTGATGTTGCTGATATGGGTTATATGTTTGCAGGATGCGCTAATCTGAATAGTTTAAATCTTTCTACTTTTGATACTCGGAAAGCTATAAGTAATAACCATTTTACAGACGTACATGGGGTAACACAGCATAATACCGTTGACGGGATGCTCATGGGCCTTTCTAATCTTACAGCTCTAACCTTAGGCAGTCTTAATCAATTTGCTCCTCAAAGTTCGTACGGCAACCCAAAGTTGGGTCCTGCATATGGACCTGCAAATTGGCAAGCAGTTGCAGCCGATAAAGGTGGAACTGTTTCGGTTCCGCAAGGCACAAAATATACACCTGACGATCTAATTTCTCACTATACCAATGTCGGCGTGCCAAAAGAGACCTATGTTCCAGCAGTGGACGTTCTTCCTGCTCCAATTACCATCAATTATGTAAAGCAAAGTGATCCTAATAATGTTCTAAAACAAGTAACAATCCCATCCGATGGACAAAAAGTAAATGATCCAGATTATCAATATGATGCATCGCAGCCTGAATATATTCAGCCATTTACTACCTCTGATGGCAAGAAATTTGACGTGATTACAGATCCACTGCCATCAAACTACAAAGGTGAATTTACTGCAGATCCTCAAACAGTTACCTACAATGTCAAACAGGCAGACGCGAAAGATGTTACGATTCACTACTATGAAAAGGGCACCACGACTCCAGTTCAGCCTGACAAGGTTCTTCCAGGGGCAGGTAAATATGGAGATTCATTCAGCGTGGATACCAAAGACTTAAAGCCAGCTACCATTGGTAATTATCAATACGATTCAACTAGTGGGACAACCAGTGGTCAGTACAATGATGAAGCACATACCATCACATTCTTCTATACTCGCCCTGACGCCAAGACGGTAACGGTTGAATACCTCGATCAAGATGGCAAACCTATTCACGATCCGCAAATTATTGGTAAGGATGGCAAGGTTGGCGATGAATATGATGCGACTACCGACAAATATAAGCTCAAGACAATCACTGGTTCGGATGGCGTTGTTTACAGTTTAGACACCAACAAACTACCAAGTAATGCGAAGGGAACACTGTCCAAGGACGCAATTACGGTCGTTTATAGATATGATACGACCAAGGCAGCTCCAATCACCATCAAGTATGTGGATGAAAGTGGCAATGTAATCCACACTGGTAAGACACTGAATGGTGTTGTTGGCGAAAAGTTTGATGCACGTTCAGATAAATTGAACACGATCAGCTACGGTGGTAACACATACACGTTAGATACTAAGAAATCAACTGCTGATAGTGCTTTACAGGGTAGTTTCAGTGCCGATAAACAGAGCATCACCTTTGTTTACTCGAAGAATGCCACACCTGTTAATCCAATTAACCCTGTAACTCCAATAAATCCAACGCCGACACCGACACCCACCCCAACTCCTACTCCTCAACCACAACCAAACTTGCCAAATTACGCCGCAACCAAAGGGTCTGCCGTGTACTCCATCAATCATATTTACCTTTACAAGCATGCCAATTTCAATAAGCATGACCGTATCGCAAAATATGTCAAGAAACCAAGAGTATATCGACCAATGTTTGTTGTGACGGGTTACGCTCGATCCAATGCCGGTAAGTTGCGGTATAAGGTACGTGATGTCAATCATTTGAGCAAGACGGCTGGCAAGACTGGCTACATTACTGCCAACTGGAAATATGTCCGTCCGGTTTATTATCAAAGTAACCATAAGACTGTGACGGTTATTAATCCGCGTGGTGTGAATGCCTACAAGAAATCCAATTTGGCTGGCAAGGTCAAGAACTACAAGCAAGGGACAATTCTTCATGTTACCAAGTTTGTTCATCATAACTTGACCACTCGGTATGTTCTCAGTAATGGCCAGTACATCACTGGCAATCGTAAGTTGGTAAATATGGGCAAGCATCATCAGGCTCATTACATCAAGACTAAGAAAGCAATTAACCGTTATAAGACTGTTGGTTTACATGGAAAGAATAAGCACTTTAAGAAGGGCGCCAAAATTAAGATTAAAAACTATGATTTTTCACACGCACACAATGTGACAAAATCAGGTAGCTTGAGATACCGAGTCGCTGGTGGTTACATTACTGGTAATTCCAGGTACGCACAGATTGTTAAGTAA
- a CDS encoding TetR/AcrR family transcriptional regulator: MVQKRRRGAELEQAIYQAALQLLKTKGFLSFNFADVADLANTSKSVIYRRWQTPFSLAVAAIQDKITSENHGRTDDFTLTGHSLREDLLQLLQRFIISMQTFKDFRIPELLGEATKEENTTIQQLMSEGNAIDLNALDHILTRAKKEARS, encoded by the coding sequence ATGGTTCAAAAACGTCGTCGGGGTGCCGAACTGGAACAAGCGATTTATCAGGCAGCTTTACAGCTTCTGAAAACTAAGGGATTTTTAAGTTTCAATTTCGCTGATGTGGCCGATTTGGCTAACACCAGTAAATCTGTTATTTATCGTCGATGGCAGACGCCATTCTCTCTGGCAGTTGCCGCAATTCAGGACAAGATAACGTCAGAAAATCACGGCCGAACGGATGATTTCACTTTGACTGGTCATTCGTTACGCGAGGATTTATTGCAGCTGCTTCAACGATTCATTATTAGTATGCAAACATTTAAGGACTTCCGTATTCCAGAACTGCTGGGGGAAGCAACTAAAGAAGAAAATACGACGATTCAACAATTAATGAGCGAAGGAAATGCGATCGATCTTAATGCTCTTGATCACATTCTTACACGGGCAAAAAAAGAGGCGAGATCATAA